TTTTGTTTTTTATCACATTAACAGCATACCCGAAAGGGTTGTCTATATAATATAGTTCCAAATCATTCTTTGTAGTTGCTATGGCGTATTCTACCACTTCAATTCCATGCTCATTGATGTACTTTTCCCATACTGTAGGCTGATAATTTGGCCAAGGCAAGCTGCTTATACGCTCTAGCAAAGCCTGTTGCTCCAATGATAAATCAATAGAAGCTGAAGTCGGCGAAGCTGAAGGCGAAGGCGACGTACATATATTATTATTATATCTTATTCTATTAGTATTATTAGATGGACATTCTTGGGAGGAGGGAATGGACATATTTGGGAGGGGGGACTCCCGGATTTGGGAGGAGGCCAGTTCGCTGTTAATATTTGATGGTGTTGAGTGTAGTACGTATATATTTGATTTATTGAATCGCTGTATTATTTCAACATAACCTTTTTGCTCTAATGACTTGATGATTCTGCGGACCTGTTTTTCCGACAATCCTGACTCACTTGAAAGTGTCGCTAAACTAGGGAAGATATCACCGTGTCCGAAATCAAAGCTCTTCAGTATCGTCCACATCGCTTTTTCACCTAGAGTTAGGTCAGGATTTTTGACTATCTCGTTAGGTACTTGCGTGAAATTTCCGACCATTAACCGTCCTTTCGTTCTATCCCTTGTGCCGTCCTCGTAGAGATGGGAGGTGACAACAGGGCTAGGACGGGAACCCTTAAAGCCACCGATTGCTTCTGTCACGCCCGTAAACTTATCTTCAGATATCAACCTTCAATGGACTTAAGAGGCTGCTTGCTGGAAAATCAAACACCATTTCTAGCGCTTCTTTTAGACGGTTGCTGGCCTTTTCTGGCGAATATTTGCCGGATTCAATTAATCGAAGATGCCTAGC
The sequence above is a segment of the Desulfomonile tiedjei DSM 6799 genome. Coding sequences within it:
- a CDS encoding helix-turn-helix domain-containing protein encodes the protein MVGNFTQVPNEIVKNPDLTLGEKAMWTILKSFDFGHGDIFPSLATLSSESGLSEKQVRRIIKSLEQKGYVEIIQRFNKSNIYVLHSTPSNINSELASSQIRESPLPNMSIPSSQECPSNNTNRIRYNNNICTSPSPSASPTSASIDLSLEQQALLERISSLPWPNYQPTVWEKYINEHGIEVVEYAIATTKNDLELYYIDNPFGYAVNVIKNKIYYTGGLSENMDYLQVAFPDLDVKRLWCWVRDNCRIHGRQPTHRQFTEGLISGRIQELVEQKVEDVDARIDSWKLCGPVIPESIVDEVLNTTNSA
- a CDS encoding helix-turn-helix transcriptional regulator; translation: MLLLTYVRKQKGWSQETLAKEIGYNARHLRLIESGKYSPEKASNRLKEALEMVFDFPASSLLSPLKVDI